In one window of Solanum pennellii chromosome 2, SPENNV200 DNA:
- the LOC107011310 gene encoding protein trichome birefringence-like 19, giving the protein MDPPFGKYSTSAQKTPSIFILLILAVVVLGLIPLYHPFNWYSGGLRIRNPSEISPTYFPLEEQKIEFKEAEKCDVFSGKWIWNPDAPYYTNVTCTEIHDHQNCMKHGRPDSDYLKWRWKPNECELPIFNPFQFLDLVRNKSVAIVGDSVGRNQMQSLICLLSRVEYPVDISDNPDQSFKKYKYTTYNFTLAMYWSPFLVSIKEVDADGPCHTGLYNLYLDEADEKWTTKIEGYDYIILNAGHWFARCSIYYVNNQRVGCRYCGIPNVTELPSTYAYQRAFKTTLKVINNLENFKGVAILRTFAPSHYEGGNWNEGGDCARTRPYGSNETALEDQSVEQYRIQVEEFEVAEKEGKMKGKRFRLMDTTRAMLMRPDGHPSKYGHWPNENVANDCVHWCLPGPIDSWSDFLFHMFKMEAIRSLEENLQ; this is encoded by the exons ATGGACCCTCCCTTTGGGAAATACTCCACTTCAGCTCAAAAAACCCCAagtatatttatacttttaattttaGCAGTTGTTGTTCTGGGTCTTATCCCTCTATACCACCCATTTAATTGGTACTCAGGAGGCTTAAGAATCCGAAATCCGTCTGAAATTTCACCCACGTACTTCCCTTTGGAGGAGCAGAAGATAGAGTTTAAAGAAGCAGAGAAGTGTGATGTTTTCAGTGGAAAATGGATCTGGAATCCGGATGCTCCATATTATACGAATGTGACTTGTACTGAAATCCATGACCACCAAAACTGTATGAAGCATGGAAGACCCGATAGTGATTATTTGAAGTGGAGATGGAAGCCTAATGAGTGTGAGCTGCCAATTTTCAACCCGTTTCAGTTTTTGGATTTGGTCAGAAACAAGTCGGTGGCAATTGTGGGTGATTCAGTTGGAAGAAACCAAATGCAGTCGTTGATATGCCTCTTGTCCCGG GTTGAATATCCTGTTGATATTTCTGACAATCCAGATCAATCTTTCAAAAAGTACAAATACACAACTTACAACTTCACTCTAGCAATGTATTGGTCACCATTTTTGGTTTCAATAAAAGAAGTAGATGCAGATGGTCCATGCCATACTGGACTCTACAATCTATACCTAGATGAAGCAGATGAGAAATGGACCACCAAAATTGAGGGATATGACTACATTATCTTAAACGCTGGGCACTGGTTTGCGCGGTGCAGCATCTACTATGTAAACAACCAACGAGTAGGGTGCAGATACTGTGGAATACCAAATGTAACTGAACTTCCATCTACCTATGCCTACCAAAGGGCATTCAAAACTACTCTTAAAGTCATCAacaatttagaaaattttaaggGTGTCGCTATTCTTAGGACATTTGCGCCTTCTCATTATGAAGGCGGGAACTGGAATGAGGGAGGTGATTGTGCAAGGACAAGGCCATATGGAAGTAATGAGACCGCGTTGGAGGATCAAAGCGTGGAGCAATACAGGATCCAAGTGGAAGAGTTTGAGGTCGCGGAGAAAGAAGGGAAGATGAAGGGGAAGAGATTCAGATTAATGGATACAACGCGAGCCATGTTGATGAGACCAGATGGTCACCCAAGTAAATATGGGCATTGGCCAAATGAAAATGTGGCAAATGACTGTGTTCATTGGTGCTTGCCTGGTCCTATTGATTCTTGGTCTGATTTCTTGTTTCATATGTTCAAGATGGAGGCCATCAGATCCCTTGAGGAAAATCTTCAATGA